One genomic region from Sulfuriflexus mobilis encodes:
- a CDS encoding pentapeptide repeat-containing protein, producing MATPEIKDDHLYRLLREGKIGDFNHACASGEQPDLSNCDMRGLSLKGLNADGLDLRGCYFRQADLRGIDFSKANLEGASIHAAKISGCLFPTTLSADEINLSLTHGTRMRYQR from the coding sequence ATGGCCACACCTGAAATAAAGGATGACCACCTCTACCGCTTGTTACGCGAAGGCAAGATCGGAGACTTTAACCATGCCTGTGCCAGTGGAGAACAGCCTGACCTGAGTAATTGTGATATGCGTGGTCTTAGCCTGAAGGGGCTGAATGCCGATGGCCTCGACCTGCGTGGCTGTTATTTTCGCCAGGCCGACTTGCGTGGTATTGACTTTAGCAAGGCCAATCTTGAGGGTGCCAGTATTCATGCGGCAAAGATTTCCGGCTGCCTGTTCCCGACTACTCTCAGTGCCGATGAGATCAACCTGTCACTCACACATGGCACCCGCATGCGTTATCAGCGCTAG
- a CDS encoding thioredoxin domain-containing protein, giving the protein MYRRLMLGISLLLMVSIAHADLKNTLANNASPYLAMHGGDPVHWQEWNEQAVAAARKENKLLFVSIGYFACHWCHVMQRESYQDAAIATKLNRDFIPIKVDRELNPALDSRLIEFVERTRGYSGWPLNVFITPQGHPLLGIVYLPAKDFDALLTELNTLWQQNPQQLADDARLANEELQVPRGRQETTLQKGLAEKARKALRNETLSRADSFAGGFGNQSKFPSVPQLEAMLDVYADEQDSQVGDFLRLTLDNMSRLGLNDLIGGGFFRYTVDPQWRVPHFEKMLYDNALLARLYLRASKVLNETRYLKTARETLDFMLTSLRSPQGGMYASLSAIDDKQVEGGFYLWQVETLQQLLTAKEWLAVEKAWQISGGPTTEDGYLPIALREPAEVAAELGISEAGLEKSLQSARKKMFQQRSQRNLPVDNKRLAGWNGMALSAFAQAAQQTGDKTYQSAAREIRDYIVNTLWEHEQVIRARDGRGQPIGQATLEDYAYVAQGLVDWARYTDKAGDFSLAMQVIEQAWSRFYTRQGWRLTESSLLAMTSTEVMLADGPIPSASAVLVQASLDVLQHTDNADLRKRVMLAVAAGQEMLLAEPYWFASHAREAFRF; this is encoded by the coding sequence ATGTACCGACGTCTGATGCTGGGCATTAGCCTGTTGTTAATGGTCAGTATCGCCCATGCCGACCTGAAGAATACCCTCGCCAACAATGCCTCGCCCTACCTTGCCATGCATGGCGGCGACCCGGTGCATTGGCAGGAGTGGAATGAGCAGGCCGTGGCCGCCGCACGCAAGGAAAACAAACTGCTGTTTGTCTCGATCGGTTATTTTGCCTGCCACTGGTGCCATGTCATGCAGCGCGAGAGTTACCAGGACGCGGCGATCGCGACAAAGCTTAACCGGGATTTTATTCCGATCAAGGTTGACCGTGAATTAAACCCGGCCTTGGATAGCCGCCTCATCGAGTTTGTGGAACGCACGCGCGGCTATTCCGGTTGGCCGCTGAATGTCTTTATTACCCCACAGGGCCATCCCCTGCTCGGCATTGTCTATTTACCGGCAAAAGACTTTGATGCCCTGTTGACTGAACTGAACACACTCTGGCAACAAAACCCACAGCAACTGGCAGACGATGCACGTCTCGCCAATGAGGAGTTACAGGTCCCACGGGGGCGACAGGAGACTACGCTTCAAAAAGGTCTCGCTGAGAAGGCGCGCAAAGCCCTGAGAAATGAAACACTCTCCCGTGCCGATAGCTTTGCCGGTGGCTTTGGTAACCAGAGTAAATTTCCATCCGTGCCACAGTTGGAGGCCATGCTGGATGTCTATGCAGACGAGCAGGACAGCCAGGTGGGGGATTTTCTGCGTCTGACCCTGGACAACATGTCACGACTGGGCCTGAATGATTTGATCGGCGGTGGTTTCTTCCGTTACACGGTGGACCCGCAATGGCGAGTCCCCCACTTTGAGAAAATGCTTTACGACAATGCCTTGTTGGCCCGGCTATACCTGCGCGCCAGTAAGGTCTTGAATGAAACACGTTACTTAAAAACCGCACGTGAAACACTCGATTTTATGCTGACCAGCCTGCGCAGCCCGCAGGGCGGTATGTATGCAAGTTTGTCGGCGATAGACGATAAGCAGGTCGAAGGCGGTTTTTACCTGTGGCAGGTAGAGACACTGCAACAACTCCTTACAGCCAAGGAATGGCTGGCGGTGGAAAAGGCCTGGCAGATAAGTGGCGGGCCGACAACAGAAGACGGTTACCTGCCCATCGCCCTGCGTGAGCCCGCCGAGGTAGCCGCCGAGCTGGGCATCAGCGAGGCTGGGCTTGAAAAAAGTCTGCAGTCTGCACGGAAAAAAATGTTTCAACAGCGTAGCCAGCGTAACCTGCCCGTAGATAACAAGCGACTGGCCGGCTGGAACGGCATGGCCCTGTCGGCCTTTGCGCAGGCGGCGCAACAGACCGGTGATAAGACCTACCAGTCAGCGGCCCGCGAGATACGTGATTATATTGTTAACACACTGTGGGAGCATGAGCAGGTCATACGCGCACGTGACGGCCGCGGCCAGCCGATTGGTCAGGCGACCCTCGAAGATTATGCCTATGTCGCGCAGGGCCTGGTGGATTGGGCCAGATATACAGACAAGGCAGGAGATTTTTCGCTGGCCATGCAGGTGATCGAACAGGCCTGGTCACGTTTCTATACTCGCCAGGGCTGGCGACTGACGGAAAGCAGTCTGTTGGCGATGACCAGTACGGAAGTGATGCTGGCTGACGGGCCTATTCCCTCTGCCTCGGCGGTACTTGTGCAGGCAAGCCTGGATGTTTTGCAGCACACCGACAATGCAGACCTGCGCAAGAGGGTGATGCTGGCCGTAGCAGCCGGTCAGGAAATGCTACTCGCCGAGCCTTACTGGTTTGCAAGTCATGCTCGCGAGGCGTTCAGATTCTAG
- the tatC gene encoding twin-arginine translocase subunit TatC, translating into MSEQDNTPTEPAFLSHLIELRDRLLRSVLVIVLLLLPLLYFANDLYSLLAEPLLRHMPQGTQMIATEVASPFLTPFKLALIAAIFIAVPYLLYQTWAFIAPGLYQHEQKLVIPLLVSSTLLFYAGIAFAYYIVFPLVFGFFIGVAPEGVAVMTDISKYLDFVLKLFIAFGIAFEVPIATILMCWTGMTTPEKLAEKRAYVIVGAFIIGMLMTPPDIISQTLLALPMWMLFEVGLFFSRRMPKRDADEYADDSSEEAEHSIMPKAAAAAAATSTDSPQEPASVVEEGQDDEPYEELTDEEMEAELDRMEKEDEADEETDDTDTPPKDKGEKQ; encoded by the coding sequence ATGAGCGAGCAAGATAACACCCCGACAGAACCCGCCTTCCTTTCGCACCTCATCGAGTTGCGGGATCGGTTGTTGCGAAGTGTACTGGTCATTGTGTTGCTGTTGTTGCCATTGCTGTATTTCGCCAACGACCTGTATTCCCTGCTTGCCGAACCCTTGTTAAGACACATGCCACAAGGCACGCAGATGATTGCGACCGAGGTCGCTTCACCGTTTTTGACCCCTTTCAAGCTGGCGCTGATCGCCGCGATCTTTATCGCCGTACCCTACCTGCTTTACCAGACCTGGGCCTTTATCGCCCCGGGTCTTTATCAGCATGAGCAGAAACTCGTTATCCCGCTGCTGGTCTCGAGTACCTTGCTGTTCTATGCCGGCATCGCCTTTGCCTACTACATTGTATTCCCGCTCGTGTTTGGTTTTTTCATTGGAGTCGCCCCGGAAGGCGTGGCGGTGATGACCGATATCTCCAAGTACCTCGATTTTGTCTTGAAGCTATTTATCGCCTTCGGTATCGCCTTCGAGGTACCGATTGCCACCATCCTCATGTGCTGGACCGGTATGACCACGCCCGAGAAGCTGGCAGAAAAACGTGCCTATGTCATCGTCGGTGCCTTCATTATTGGCATGCTCATGACCCCGCCGGATATCATCTCGCAGACCCTGCTGGCCCTGCCGATGTGGATGTTGTTCGAGGTGGGTTTATTCTTCTCACGCCGGATGCCGAAGCGTGATGCAGATGAGTATGCTGACGACAGCAGTGAAGAGGCAGAGCATAGCATTATGCCGAAGGCGGCCGCCGCGGCTGCGGCGACGTCGACGGATAGCCCGCAAGAACCGGCCAGTGTTGTCGAAGAGGGGCAAGACGATGAACCCTACGAGGAGCTGACCGACGAGGAGATGGAGGCCGAGCTGGACCGTATGGAGAAAGAAGACGAAGCCGATGAAGAAACAGACGACACGGATACGCCGCCTAAGGACAAGGGCGAAAAACAGTAA
- the tatB gene encoding Sec-independent protein translocase protein TatB — MFDIGFFELILIAIVALLVIGPERLPHVARSAGLWLGKLRGFVGSVKADIDQELKAEELKRIMKQHTDSVGVHEIIEETRSVAEDVKQQDYLLRAIVDEEDKKEEDKKEEDKKEEDKKEEDKKEVKQPVDDERAR; from the coding sequence ATGTTTGATATCGGCTTTTTCGAACTTATCCTTATCGCGATCGTTGCCTTACTGGTGATAGGTCCCGAACGCCTGCCACATGTCGCGCGTTCTGCCGGGCTATGGCTAGGCAAGTTACGCGGCTTTGTCGGCTCAGTGAAGGCCGATATTGACCAGGAACTGAAGGCAGAGGAACTCAAGCGCATCATGAAACAACATACCGATTCTGTCGGTGTGCACGAGATCATTGAGGAAACCCGATCGGTGGCCGAGGATGTGAAGCAGCAGGATTACCTGTTGCGGGCCATCGTCGATGAAGAAGACAAGAAAGAAGAAGACAAGAAAGAAGAAGACAAGAAAGAAGAAGACAAGAAAGAAGAAGACAAGAAAGAAGTAAAACAACCGGTCGACGATGAGCGAGCAAGATAA
- the tatA gene encoding twin-arginine translocase TatA/TatE family subunit, which yields MGFGGIGVGSLILILVIVILLFGTKKLRNVGGDLGGALRSFRKSMKEGEDEETATLAKKDSDAIDAEVVKEDKEKDKG from the coding sequence ATGGGTTTTGGTGGAATTGGAGTGGGCTCACTCATCCTTATTCTGGTGATCGTCATATTGCTGTTCGGCACCAAGAAGTTGCGTAATGTCGGTGGTGACCTGGGCGGTGCACTGCGGAGTTTCCGCAAGTCGATGAAGGAAGGTGAAGACGAAGAGACGGCAACACTGGCGAAGAAAGACAGCGACGCCATAGATGCTGAAGTCGTCAAAGAAGACAAGGAAAAGGATAAGGGCTGA
- a CDS encoding phosphoribosyl-ATP diphosphatase, with translation MSDILEQIAETLEERKQAKADSSYVASLYAKGLDTILKKVGEEATETVIAAKSGDKAQIVYETADLWFHTLVMLANEGLGPKDVLAELQRRFGVSGHEEKASRSK, from the coding sequence ATGAGCGACATACTCGAACAGATTGCCGAGACACTCGAAGAACGTAAGCAGGCCAAGGCTGACTCCTCTTACGTCGCAAGTCTGTATGCCAAGGGTCTGGATACGATTTTAAAAAAGGTCGGTGAAGAGGCCACCGAGACGGTGATCGCCGCCAAGTCGGGTGACAAGGCGCAAATCGTCTATGAGACTGCCGACCTGTGGTTTCATACCCTGGTGATGTTGGCCAACGAAGGGCTGGGGCCGAAAGATGTACTTGCAGAACTGCAACGTCGCTTCGGTGTCTCAGGTCATGAAGAGAAGGCCTCGCGCAGCAAGTAG
- the hisI gene encoding phosphoribosyl-AMP cyclohydrolase, which yields MSGQWLDEIKWTGDGLVPVITQELGTGKVLMFAWMSRESLQLTVEKNEAVYWSRSRGKLWHKGEESGNVQALHDIRLDCDNDVLLITVEQHGGIACHTGRHNCFFKRYENGNWVEVEPVLKDPSEIYK from the coding sequence ATGTCAGGCCAGTGGCTCGACGAGATCAAATGGACCGGCGACGGCCTGGTGCCTGTGATTACCCAGGAACTGGGGACGGGTAAGGTGCTCATGTTCGCCTGGATGAGCCGCGAGTCCCTGCAACTGACCGTGGAAAAGAATGAGGCCGTATACTGGTCACGCTCGCGTGGCAAATTATGGCACAAGGGTGAAGAGTCCGGGAATGTGCAGGCGCTGCATGACATCCGCCTCGACTGTGATAATGATGTGCTCTTGATTACGGTTGAGCAACACGGCGGCATTGCCTGTCATACCGGTCGGCATAACTGTTTTTTCAAGCGCTATGAAAATGGTAACTGGGTTGAGGTTGAGCCGGTACTGAAAGATCCGAGCGAGATTTATAAATAG
- the hisF gene encoding imidazole glycerol phosphate synthase subunit HisF, whose amino-acid sequence MGLAKRIIPCLDVDNGRVVKGVQFVDIRDAGDPVEVAKRYDEQGADEITFLDITASSDDRETIVHVVEQVAGQVFIPLTVGGGIRTVDDIRRLLNAGADKVGINTAAVNRPEFVREAAEKFGSQCIVVSIDAKRVSAEGEPPRWEIFTHGGRQGTGLEAIEWARRMVEYGAGEILLTSMDRDGTRDGFDVELTRAISEAVDVPVIASGGVGTLDHLAEGIIQGKADAVLAASIFHFGDHTVQEAKRHMADRGIEVRL is encoded by the coding sequence ATGGGCCTGGCGAAAAGAATCATCCCCTGTCTCGATGTCGATAACGGCCGCGTTGTGAAAGGCGTGCAGTTTGTCGATATCCGCGATGCCGGTGACCCGGTCGAGGTTGCCAAGCGTTACGACGAGCAGGGCGCAGATGAGATCACCTTTCTCGATATCACCGCCAGCTCCGATGACCGTGAGACCATTGTGCATGTCGTCGAGCAAGTCGCGGGTCAGGTCTTTATCCCGCTGACCGTCGGTGGCGGAATCCGTACGGTGGACGATATTCGTCGCTTGCTCAATGCCGGTGCCGACAAGGTCGGCATCAATACGGCGGCTGTAAACCGCCCGGAGTTTGTGCGCGAGGCAGCGGAGAAGTTTGGTTCACAGTGCATTGTTGTATCGATCGATGCCAAGCGCGTCAGCGCCGAGGGTGAACCACCACGCTGGGAGATATTTACCCACGGTGGCCGACAGGGCACCGGACTGGAAGCGATTGAGTGGGCCCGGCGCATGGTCGAATACGGTGCCGGCGAGATTCTGCTGACGAGTATGGACCGGGATGGTACCCGCGATGGTTTTGATGTCGAGCTGACCCGGGCCATTAGTGAGGCCGTCGACGTGCCCGTGATTGCCTCCGGCGGTGTTGGTACACTCGACCACCTTGCCGAGGGCATCATCCAGGGCAAGGCCGATGCGGTGCTGGCCGCGAGTATCTTCCATTTCGGCGACCATACCGTGCAGGAGGCCAAGCGTCATATGGCCGATCGGGGCATCGAAGTCCGCCTCTGA